GCGGGAACCATCTCGAACCTGGAGACTCGACTCACCCCGATCATCGAGAGGTATCGCGGTAAGGTGGGCGTGGCTATACCGCTGTTGGCGGATGTACAAAAGGAGATCGGCTACGTGGCCGAGGAGGCCGTGGAGTACGTGGGCACCGAGCTGGGGATTTCGGCGGCGGAGCTTTTCGGGGTCGCGACGTTTTACGCCATGTTTCGCTTCCAGCCCCAGGGAAAATACGTCGTCCGCCTGTGCCGAGGAACGGCCTGCCACGTTCAAGGATCCGGACGGGTGGCGGAACAACTGGAAAGATCGCTGGGGATTCACGACGGCGAAACCACGGAGGACCTGATGTTCACCCTCCAATACGTGGCGTGTTTGGGATGTTGCAGCTTGGCTCCGGTGATGTTGGTGGGTAACGATGTTCACGGTCGCCTGACGCCTGAAAAAGCTGTCGCTGTGTTGGAAGATCTGCGGAAAGCGCAATAGAGCTGTTAATACGCGCTTTAGAAGTCATATTAGAAGTCATATTAGAAGCCATATTTGAAAAAGCTTTATTTGAAAGAGTCATAATTTGAAAGAGTCATATCTGGGGGTGTCGCGTTGAACAAATTGAGCAAGACGACGGTAACAATTGGGCTGGCTAGCTGCGGAGTGGCCTCCGGCGCGCTTCCCGTTGCCGAGGAACTCGAAAGGCTTTTGGCCGGCCGCGAGGATGTGGAGATCAAGAAAGTGGGCTGCATTGGCTATTGCTACATGGAGCCTCTGGTGGGTGTAGAACGCGACGGGAAAAACTACACCTACGGCAAGGTGAACGTGGAGATTCTCCGCCGGATCGTGGATGAGCACGTCAATGGGAACAAAATTGTGAAAGAACACCTGATCCTAACCGACGGAACGGGAAAGCAAGACAGCGATAGCGGTAGCGAAAACTCTCGCATGGAGAAGCAGGTACGCATCGTCCTGCGCAATAGCGGGCTCATCGACCCTAAAAACGTGGATGAGTATATCGCCCGAGAGGGCTACCAGGGTCTCGCCAAGGCCGTTCAGAAAATGTCCCGGGACGAGGTCATCAAAGAAGTGCTGAACAGCGGTCTTCGAGGTAGAGGCGGGGCGGGATTTCCCACGGGGATGAAGTGGCGCTTTGCCCGCGACGCTAAGGGTACGCAAGCCAATGCGTCGAACCCCAACGGAACCGACAAATACATGGTCTGTAACGCGGACGAGGGCGATCCCGGCGCGTTTATGGACCGCTCCGTTCTGGAAAGCGACCCCCACAGCGTCATTGAGGGCATGACCATCGGAGCTTACGCTGTGGGAGCGTCTCATGGGGTCATCTACTGCCGCGCGGAGTATCCTATGGCAATTCAGCATCTGGATATCGCCCTAGGACAAGCTCGGGAGTGGGGTTTTTTGGGGAAGGGTATTCTGGGGGACCCGGACTTCGATTTCGACATTTATGTCAAAGAAGGGGCCGGCGCCTTCGTCTGCGGCGAGGAGACGGCGCTGATCGCCTCCATCGAGGGACAGCGGGGTATGCCCCGTCCTCGTCCACCCTTTCCAGCCAACAGCGGGGTCTGGAAAAAGCCTACGAACATCAACAACGTGGAGACCTACGCCAATGTGCCCTGGATTCTGCTCCACGGGGCCGAGGCCTTCAATCGCTACGGGCACGGCCGCAGCAAGGGGACGAAGGTCTTCGCCCTAGCTGGTAAGATCAAAAAAGGTGGACTGGCTGAGGTCCCCATGGGTATGCCCCTACGGGAGGTCATTTACGACATCGCCGGGGGCATAGAAAACGACCGAAAGTTCAAGGCCGTGCAATTGGGCGGCCCCTCCGGCGGTTGTGTGCCGGAGCATTTGTTGGATACCCCGGTGGACTACGAGTCCATCAACGCTACGGGAGCCATCATGGGGTCCGGCGGCATGGTGGTCATGGATGAAGACACCTGCGTAGTGGACGTGGCGCGCTTTTTCCTGGCCTTCGTGCAAAAGGAGTCCTGCGGAAAATGCCCATTCTGCCGAGTGGGCACCAAACGGATGTTGGAGATCCTCGAAAGAATTACGCGAGGCGAGGGTGTGCTGGAGGACATCGATAAACTTCTGAGCCTGGCAGAGCAAATCAAAGACGGCTCTCTGTGCGGCCTGGGCCAGACCGCGCCTAACCCCGTGCAGACGACGCTGAAGTACTTCCGGGACGAGTACATCGCCCACATCGTCGAAAAAAAGTGCCCGGCCAAGGTATGCGCGGCATTGATCCGCTACTCTATCGACCCGTCGCGCTGTATCGGTTGCGCACGCTGCTCGAAGGTCTGTCCGGTCAAGGCCATTTCAGGAGAGGTGAAGAACCCGCACCACATCGACGAAGAGGTCTGCGTGCGCTGTGGGCTCTGCAAAAAGACCTGCCCGGTCTCCTGCATAGAACTGAGTTCGGGGGACACCGATCCCAAGGCGTCGGTGGCGTAGGGAGGAAGATGAGAGACGATGAACAGAATCGATAGAACGGTAAAAGTCACCATCGACGGGAAAGATGTCTATGGGTATCCGGGACAGAAGGTGTTGGAGCTGTGCGGCGAGGCGGGTATAGAGATCCCGACGCTCTGTTATGACCCCCATCTGTCCGTCCACGGCGGTTGCTCCGTCTGTTTGGTGGAGATTGAGGGCGCGCGCGCTCTAATGCGCGCCTGCACTAACGCCATTGCTCCGGATATGGTGGTCCGCACGGGTACGAACCGTGTATTGGCGGCCCGCCGTCTGGCCCTGGAATTGATGTTGTCCGACCATGTAGGAGATTGTCGCCCGCCCTGCAACCTGGCCTGCCCGGCTCAGGGGAAGGTTCAGTCCTATGTCAACCTAACAGCCCAGGGAAAGTTTCGAGAGGCTCTGGACGAGCTACACGATCACATCACGATGCCCGCCTCCATCGGGCGTGTTTGCCCCGCTCCATGCCAGACGAAATGCCGCAGAAACTTCGTGGACGAGACGGTCTCCATCCGGGAGATCAAGCGTTTCGTGGCGGACTGGGCCCGAGAGCAAGGCTCCCTAGGCGACGTTCTCAAAGTTGCTGAGAACGGAAAAAGCATAGCCGTCGTGGGAGGTGGACCCGCTGGGCTTTCTTTCGCCTACTTTGCGCGGCGTTTAGGCTACAGCGTGACGGTCTACGAGAAAGAACAGGCCCTGGGAGGCATGATGCGTTACGGGATTCCGGATTATCGCTTGCCTCCGTCGGTGGTGGAAGAGGAAGCGCGGTGGATTCTGGATCACGGCGTGAGAGTTGAGACGGGAAAAGCTCTGGGGAAGGACGTGACCTTGTCCGGCCTGCGCTCCCGTTATGACGCTGTTGTGCTGGCTATGGGATGCTGGAAGTCCTCCTCCATGCGAGTGAAAGGCGAGGATTTGCCCGGCGTCGTGGGGGGCATTGACTTCCTCTATACGGTCAACACCCATGACCCGATGAAGATTGGCAGCCGCGTGGCCGTCGTGGGTGGGGGTAATACTGCTATGGACGCCTGCCGCAGCGCTCGGCGTCTTGGGGCGGAAAAAGTCTACGTGGTCTATCGCCGCACCCGGGAGGAAATGCCCGCTGAGGATGTGGAAATCCGCGAGGCCACGGAAGAAGGCGTGGAGTTCGTCTATCTGGCGGCCCCAAAATCCATCGAGGGCGCGGGGAAGGTCGAACGCTTGGTGTGCGAGCGCATGAAGCTGGGGGAACCCGACGCCTCTGGCCGGCGCAGCCCCGTCCCCACGGGGGAGGAGTTTGTCCTCAATGTGGACAACGTTATCGCCGCCATCGGACAAGGGGTGGATTTTGCCGACGTGCCCGCGGAACTCCACGACGGACGCCGCATGAAGGTGGACGAGCACTACGCCACTCCTCTGCCCGGAGTGTTCGTTTGCGGCGATCAGCAGACCGGGGCGAAAATTGCCATTGAGGCCATCGGTAACGGACATTGGTGCGCGGAGTCCGTGGACCGATATTTCAAGCTCGGAGCGCCGAAAAAGCCTTTCGTGTACGACGTAACTAACCCCGATCTGGGACCGAAGGATTTCACTCATGTGGAGAAAATCCCCCAAAACCACCCTCGGGAGGAACCGGCGGAGACGCGTTTAAAGGCCCCAGACGTCGAGTATAACTACGGCTTCACGCGGGAACAGGCGCTTTGCGAGTCCACCCGTTGCATGGAGTGCGGCTGTCCCGACGTTCACGAGTGCAAGCTGAGAGAGTACGCCATAAATCTGGAAGTTCACCCCGAGAGGGTTGCCGGGGCTCACATCGCCAAACAAGAGGCTGTCAACCGCTACTACGTCCGCAACATGGATAAGTGTATCCTCTGCGGGCGTTGTGTCCGGGTTTGCGACGAGGTGGCCGGAGTTCACGCCATTGATTTCGCCAAACGCGGGTTCGAGTCGATTCTGTCTCCACAGTTCTACAAGGACATGGAGCATTCCGACTGCACGTTCTGCGGCTTGTGCGCCCAGCTTTGCCCCGTGGGGGCGTTATTGGAGCGGCGAGTGGAGCGTCTGCCTCACCAGGACACGTTGACGACGGTGAAAACCACCTGTCCTCATTGCCCTCTGGGTTGTGAATTGGCGCTAAATATGGACAAAGAACGCACACGCATTGCCCGAATCGCCACGGACATGGACGCGGTGAACACCCCCAATCGAGGTTTAACCTGCCTGCGCGGTCGTTACCATTTCCAAGACGTGGCGAAAGACAGACTGACGGAACCCAGGATCGGAACGAAGACTATCGATTGGATTCAAGGGATAGAAAAATTGTCGGAGATTTTGAAAGGCAAAGTAGCGATATTTCTTGGGTCATCCCTGACGGATCAGGAAATCGCGGCTGTCAAGTCGGTTATAGAATTCCAACAAGAAGCTATTGTCGCGGCAAAAGACTTTGCCCAAGAACCGGGAGCGATTTCTGAGCTTCTGGCCTCCTTCGAGACGGAGACGCTAAGGGGCAAGGCGAAACCGGACGTGGCCGCTTTGGTGCAGAAGATGACGGTTTTGTCCAAGGCGATAGAGTTTAATACCCAACTGGCGGCCTGCGCCGAAAATCTGAAGAGCCTTTACGGATTGGGGGCCAACGTGGCCGGGCTTCTCGCCTCTGGCTTGATCCCTCAAGGGGCGAGCGCGGCAGCCCACGCGGTCCAAGCAATTAAAGACGACGCGGTGAGCGCGGCGCTTTTCGTGGATTGCTCGCCTCTTGACTTTGGCCTTTCCGGGAGTGATGGGAAGGGTGTGAAAAGAGTGCTCTTGACTTCCCATCTCTGTGGAAACCCCCGTGAAAGCGATTTGAGTCTGCCTATCACGGCTTGGGCGGAGCGGGAAGGCACCTATACGGGCTTGTTCGGCGGCGCGAAGTTGGCGGCGCACATGGGTCCTCTTCCACCTAATGGCGTGCGGAATCTGCGCTGGATTTTTGCCGAGGCCCTTCGCGCTTTGGGTCTGGAGATAGCGGCCTCCGAGATGGCCGTATAACCGCCTCATAAATTTCGTTGAGCGCGTGGCGCGGGATTCGGTGAAAGCCGACTTCCGCGCCGTAATTTTTTCGACGATCAGGGCATCGGAAAAACTTCTTGGATACTTCGATTCGGAAAAACTTCTTGGATACTTCGATGCCGCGAGATTCGTTCCGCGTGATAAGAGTCTACACAAACTCTACAAAAGTTTTTGATACTATCTCCACCGCGGAGGAAAGAATGGCGGAGGAAAGAATGAAAGAATGTCTGTTCATGACTTCTCCAGGCAGAGTTTCAGAGTTTGTGTTTAAGATTACATTTAAATAAGATTATATTTAATAAGATTATATTTAAATTTGAAAGGAACTGTTTGGAATATGCCGCAGAATTTGAAAACGAAAACTCTTCACGTCGCCAATATGACCTGTGTGAGCTGCGAAAGCCGAATCGAGCGAAAACTGAAGAGCGTGGAAGGAGTCGCGGACGTCAAAGCGAGCTTCGCTCAGAGCAACGTCCAGGTGACTTACGACACGGATAAAGTCGGGATGGAAACAATCGAACGGCATATCGAAGCACTGGAGTACCGCGTCGTGAAGCCGGAAAACTCAAAAGAGCACGCGCCCAAAACGGACCTTCTGAAAGTCCTATGGGTCATGATCGCCCTCTACGAACTCTATACTCTCTTCGACCGGTTCGGCCTCCTCGACGTCTTCTACGCGTTCCCGGAGGCAAAGGCGGAGATGGGGTACGGAATGTTGTTCCTGATCGGGGTTCTCACCTCGGTCCACTGCGTCGCCATGTGCGGTGGCATTAATCTCTCACAATCCTTCGCCCCTCGGTCTCCCCTGCCGCGCGCTCTAGAGGAAACACTAGGAGCGCGGTTGGCGGCGCTCCAATCCGGCGCGCTCTATAACCTGGGCCGGGTTGTTTCCTATACGTTTCTGGGGGGGGTCGTGGGGGCACTGGGGTCAGCCGTCAGCTTTTCTGGAAACGCGCGGGGCTGGGTG
This portion of the Synergistaceae bacterium genome encodes:
- the nuoE gene encoding NADH-quinone oxidoreductase subunit NuoE, which produces MTAAIAGTISNLETRLTPIIERYRGKVGVAIPLLADVQKEIGYVAEEAVEYVGTELGISAAELFGVATFYAMFRFQPQGKYVVRLCRGTACHVQGSGRVAEQLERSLGIHDGETTEDLMFTLQYVACLGCCSLAPVMLVGNDVHGRLTPEKAVAVLEDLRKAQ
- a CDS encoding NADH-quinone oxidoreductase subunit NuoF, producing MSKTTVTIGLASCGVASGALPVAEELERLLAGREDVEIKKVGCIGYCYMEPLVGVERDGKNYTYGKVNVEILRRIVDEHVNGNKIVKEHLILTDGTGKQDSDSGSENSRMEKQVRIVLRNSGLIDPKNVDEYIAREGYQGLAKAVQKMSRDEVIKEVLNSGLRGRGGAGFPTGMKWRFARDAKGTQANASNPNGTDKYMVCNADEGDPGAFMDRSVLESDPHSVIEGMTIGAYAVGASHGVIYCRAEYPMAIQHLDIALGQAREWGFLGKGILGDPDFDFDIYVKEGAGAFVCGEETALIASIEGQRGMPRPRPPFPANSGVWKKPTNINNVETYANVPWILLHGAEAFNRYGHGRSKGTKVFALAGKIKKGGLAEVPMGMPLREVIYDIAGGIENDRKFKAVQLGGPSGGCVPEHLLDTPVDYESINATGAIMGSGGMVVMDEDTCVVDVARFFLAFVQKESCGKCPFCRVGTKRMLEILERITRGEGVLEDIDKLLSLAEQIKDGSLCGLGQTAPNPVQTTLKYFRDEYIAHIVEKKCPAKVCAALIRYSIDPSRCIGCARCSKVCPVKAISGEVKNPHHIDEEVCVRCGLCKKTCPVSCIELSSGDTDPKASVA
- a CDS encoding FAD-dependent oxidoreductase, which codes for MNRIDRTVKVTIDGKDVYGYPGQKVLELCGEAGIEIPTLCYDPHLSVHGGCSVCLVEIEGARALMRACTNAIAPDMVVRTGTNRVLAARRLALELMLSDHVGDCRPPCNLACPAQGKVQSYVNLTAQGKFREALDELHDHITMPASIGRVCPAPCQTKCRRNFVDETVSIREIKRFVADWAREQGSLGDVLKVAENGKSIAVVGGGPAGLSFAYFARRLGYSVTVYEKEQALGGMMRYGIPDYRLPPSVVEEEARWILDHGVRVETGKALGKDVTLSGLRSRYDAVVLAMGCWKSSSMRVKGEDLPGVVGGIDFLYTVNTHDPMKIGSRVAVVGGGNTAMDACRSARRLGAEKVYVVYRRTREEMPAEDVEIREATEEGVEFVYLAAPKSIEGAGKVERLVCERMKLGEPDASGRRSPVPTGEEFVLNVDNVIAAIGQGVDFADVPAELHDGRRMKVDEHYATPLPGVFVCGDQQTGAKIAIEAIGNGHWCAESVDRYFKLGAPKKPFVYDVTNPDLGPKDFTHVEKIPQNHPREEPAETRLKAPDVEYNYGFTREQALCESTRCMECGCPDVHECKLREYAINLEVHPERVAGAHIAKQEAVNRYYVRNMDKCILCGRCVRVCDEVAGVHAIDFAKRGFESILSPQFYKDMEHSDCTFCGLCAQLCPVGALLERRVERLPHQDTLTTVKTTCPHCPLGCELALNMDKERTRIARIATDMDAVNTPNRGLTCLRGRYHFQDVAKDRLTEPRIGTKTIDWIQGIEKLSEILKGKVAIFLGSSLTDQEIAAVKSVIEFQQEAIVAAKDFAQEPGAISELLASFETETLRGKAKPDVAALVQKMTVLSKAIEFNTQLAACAENLKSLYGLGANVAGLLASGLIPQGASAAAHAVQAIKDDAVSAALFVDCSPLDFGLSGSDGKGVKRVLLTSHLCGNPRESDLSLPITAWAEREGTYTGLFGGAKLAAHMGPLPPNGVRNLRWIFAEALRALGLEIAASEMAV